CTTCAATTATATTAATCGTACGATCAATATTGATATGACATTCAAATTTTTTCAAAACTAAGCTACTCAATAAATAGGGACAGGTTAGTTTAACAAGTTTATGAGCGCAATGGGCATGACTAAAAGCATCTTATGCCAACATTTATACCTAAAAAACCATTTAGATTAAATTTAGTGAAATGGAATTGGTTTTTAACGCCAGAGAAAGATAAAATACCGATTAAAAGTAAACATTAGTAAAACTAAAACGAGAACACAATATGCAACGTAACGAAGAGTTATTCCCCCTTGATAATGTCGGTAATGCTTTATGGGATATGTTATCCAGTGGTGACGATTTAACTATTGAGCGAGAGTTTGAGTTTTCTATAATTTTTCCAAACCAAGAACAAGCGTTAAAGTTTGGTCAACTATTGTTAGAAAACAACCAAAAATTGTCTTTTTGTCCTTACCAAGGTGATGATAAATTTCCGTGGGAAATTACTGCGTATCCATTTATGTCGGCAAGTTATGAAAACATTGCCGCTTATCAAGAACTTCTGATGACGAGTGCTACTCCATTTTCTGGCAAGTATGATGGTTGGTACTGTGTAGACTCAAGTAAGTAAGGCTATCTAATGGATGAGCAGCAATTTAAGCGACTAAAAAGTGTGAGTGCTAAGTCATTTAACGATCAAAAAGCGTTAATTAAAAAAGTGTTAGCAGGGCGTGAAATCGCATGTTCGCAATGTGGAACATTTATTCGAGTTAATTTACCGGAAGACAAAAAAACAACAGGATTGTATTGTGCAAAAGGTTGTACCGACATTGCATTAGACTTTGTAATTTAAGGCGTTAAGTTAAAAATAACTTAACGCTTTATTTAGTGTTTTTACAGAAAAGTTGCGATATCTTCCAATGCTTTCTTTGTCGTTGCATGGTGGGGAACCGTTGCACCTTCACCAGGGTAACCAGCAATTATTAACATGTAAGGGCGGCTATTCTCATCTCGATTACAGACTTTACTTAAAAACGACATAGGCTTTGGTGTATGGGTTAACGTAACCAGTCCACTTGTATGCAAAGCGTTAATTAAAAAGCCAGTCGCGATGCCAACGGACTCGTGCACATAATAGTTAGTATTTTTTTCTTCAATAGTTATACCGCCTTTTTTTTCACTGAAAACAGCAATAAGCCATGGAGCGTGCTCTAAGTAAGGCTTATTAGCATCAGTACCTAGTGGTTTTAATGCATCTAACCACTCTTCACTTGCTCGACCTTGGTAAAAATTACTTTCGTGAATTTCTGCCTGTTCACGTATTTGTTTTTTTACCTCGTCACTATGAATTGCGACAAAATGCCATGGTTGATGATTAGCGCCACTTGGTGCAGTACCTGCTGACTTTATACAGTTTTCAATTATTGCTTTTGCAACCGGACGGTTACTGAAGTTTCGAATGCTGTGCCGGCGCTTAATATTTTCATAAAAATCAGCTGAACGCTGCAGCATTTCATCAACAGGGTATTCAACATAATCGCTTAAAGGCGAAGCTTCATGAGTTTTCATAAACTTACTACTCTTATCATTATTTGTGGTTAGCATATCGATAAAATAAGGTATAAGGCAAGTTTATACAGGCACAATATTGAATATTATTGGTTAATATTAATTTGATTAAAGCAGGTGAAAGAGGTGTTTATATATTTTTGTCTTTTTGGTTCGATAACTCTACGAAATAATTGTTGAGCCCAATTGAACGTCGTGTGTTATCCGCTTTATACATACCAAAACACAAAAAAACTATCATGATTAGGCTAATACTTGGGAGATGAGTAACTTGAATATAGGCAGAGATAAGCGTGGCTAAAACAGCACCTACAACACAATAACTTAGCGTGATCCGCAGCCATACATAGGCAGCAATCATGGCTTTTTGTAATTCGAACGGTTTTACAGGCATCGCTAATTTCAAAAGTTAGTTTCTTTGTACACTTATAGAACATCAATAAGCATTATAAGTAACTCAATAGGAATATATAAGTTAATTTTTAGTCAAAAACAATATATGAAAGAGACTAAATGCATAAAATCAGGGTGCGCTTTAAGTTTAGAACCCTTATTTCAATTACTTATGAAATTTATTTGCACCTTATTGACGAGTAAATAAGGTGCAAGAGAAATGTTCAGGCTTTCAGGATGAATAATAACCAACGAAATACTGTAAATGGACTAAAATTATTCAGCAACTACTTAGGGATAAATAGGGCTTATAATGAAAACTTTTAAAAATATTTTGGTGATCACCGAAGATATTGGCCTAAATCAAGCTGTATTGCATAAGGCATTAACTTTGGCACAACGAGCGCATGCTAGTTTAACGATTATCGCCAATCAGCAAGATAATGAATTGGCTGAACAACTCGAGTTGATTTATCAAAAAAATACTGAAAACGTTCCTAATGTTAACGGCTTTAAATTTTCAGCGTTGAACATTGATATTAATATAAAATATTGTGCTGCACCTTTTTCTCATAAAGAAATATTGGCTGAAATTACCCAACAGTCTTATGATTTATTGATAAAAGATATTCATGCTGCCCATTTTAGGTGGGGATTTTCTTGGTCAGATAACCATTATTTATTGCGAGAGGGTAATACTAACCTCTTACTTGTAGGTAAAACGCAGTGGCCAGATAATGGCAATATTTTAGCGGCATTAGAAACAGAAGAGTCTACAGAGCAGCATCAAAATATTAACCAGTTTATGATTGATGAAAGTCAGTATTTAGCTAAATTATTAAATAGTGAAGTACATTTAATTAACTGTTATCAAGAGACGTCAAGTATCTCTTTAGCTGATGAGTTACTTTTACAAAACATTGAAGAACCGCCACAAGAACATTTACGTCACCTTAAAAGTACAGCATCAACGCATAATGTAGAGTACGACCATATGCATGTTGAGCCTGGCCTGCCTGAGTTTGTTATTCCACAAGAAGCTAAAAAATATAATGCGGATATTGTTACTTTAGGTGCCGGTGAACACCATGGCTTAATTGACTTACTCAAGGGGCACTCTACTGAATATGTGGTTGATGGCTTAGCTTGCGATGCTCTGATTTTAAAAGCTAGCACGTGTAATACCAATCAACAGATTAGGTAATCAACACGGATGCAGCTAGTCTGATTTCTTAGCTAAAGTGAACAGGTTGCTTAAGTGATAGCTTAAGTTAACGGCTAAAAAAAAGCGCCTTTAAGGCGCTTTTTTAATGTAGTCGATAAGTTAAAGGGAAATTAACCTATAAATTTACGCGCATTGCGGAACATGCGAACCCAAGGTGAATCTTCTTGCCATTCATCAGGATGCCATGAGTTGGCAACGGTGCGGAACACACGCTCAGGATGTGGCATCATTATAGTGACTCGACCATCAGTCGTGGTTAATGCCGTAATACCATCCGGTGAACCGTTCGGGTTGGCAGGATAAGTTTCTGTAATATGACCATAGTTATCCACGTAACGCATGGCAACAGTGCCAGACTCATTAGCATTATCAATAGCGTCATCAGAACTAAACTCAGCACGACCTTCACCATGAGAAACCGCAATTGGCATACGAGAGCCAGCCATACCATCAAAAAATATTGACGGCGTTTCTTGTATCTCAACTAAGCTAAAGCGTGCTTCAAAGCGCTCTGATTTATTTTGAACAAAACGCGGCCATGCTTCAGCACCCGGAATAATTTCTTTTAGGTTTGACAGCATTTGACAACCGTTACACACACCTAAAGAGAAAGTATCTTCACGTTCGAAGAAAGTTTTGAACATAGCTTTAGCATTTTTGTTGAACAGTATTGATTTTGCCCAACCTTCACCAGCACCAAGAACATCACCGTATGAGAAGCCGCCACAAGCCACTAGGCCATTAAAGTTAGCTAAATCAGTACGACCCGATAATATATCTGACATGTGTACATCAATAGCAATGAAACCAGCGCGATCAAAGGCAGCGGCCATTTCTACATGAGAGTTAACACCTTGCTCACGTAAAATAGCGATACGAGGATTACTAACTTCAGTGCCATTAGCCTGTGCATCTTTAGCGATTAAAGCAGCCACAATGTCTTCATTGATATCAAAACTTAAATCAGCATTCAGGCCAGGATCTTCAGTATCAAATTTAACATCATGCTCTTGTTGTGCACATTCTGGGTTATCGCGTAGCGATTGCATTTTATGTGTAGTTTTAGCCCACGTTGTACGGTAGTAAGTACGTGAATTCTCTAACACGACTTCGCCATCGCGGCTAAAACGAATAGTATCTTCGTTATTAATGCGACCAATGTCAGTGCAACAATCTTCAATGCCAAACTCGGCAAAAACGGCATGAATAGCATCAACATCGCTTTCGCGGATTTGAATCACGGCACCAAGCTCTTCACTAAAGAGCACATCAACATCATTGCCTGACGCTGAACTGAGTTTGCTTAAATCAATATCAACACCGGTATGTCCAGCAAATGCCATTTCTACAACAGTAGTGAACAAGCCACCATCTGAAATATCATGATAAGCGATAAGCTTTTCATCACGCACTAAGGTCTGCATGGCGTTGAAGAAACCTTTTAAAGTTTCAGGGCTATCAACATCTGGTGTTTCTTTGCCAAGCTGTTTATAGACTTGTGCTAAACATGAACCACCTAAACGGTTTTTACCTTTTGATAAATCAATAGCCACTAGGCGTGAATCACCTTGATCTATTCTTAGTTCAGGGGTAACCGTTTTACGAATGTCTTCAACAACACCAAAAGCAGTGATGATTAATGACATAGGTGATGTTACTGATTTCTCAGTTCCATTCTCGTCCCATTTGGTTTTCATCGACATTGAGTCTTTTCCAACAGGAATGGTTAAACCTAATGCAGGACAAAGCTCTTCACCAATCGCTTTTACAGCTTCATATAAACCAGCATCTTCACCCGGGTGACCTGCTGGCGACATCCAGTTAGCTGACAGCTTAATACGATTTAAGTCGCCAATATCGGTACCGGCAATATTGGTTAACGACTCTGCTACGGCTAAACGTGCAGAAGCGCCAAAGTTTAATAAAGCAACCGGAGTGCGTTCACCCAACGACATAGCTTCGCCATGATAAGAGTCAAGCGCAGAAGCGGTAACACCACAATCAGCTACGGGAACCTGCCAAGGGCCAACCATTTGGTCGCGATTAACCATACCGGTTACTGAACGGTCACCAATGGTAATTAAAAATGTTTTTTCTGCTACCGTTGGCAGTGATAAAATACGCTCAGCGGCATCAATTAATGTGATATCAGCAACGCTGAAGTTATCACCATTAGCTACTTTAGATTCAACGTCTTTGAAAATTTTAGGCGTTTTGCCTAATAATACTTCAAGCGGTAAATCAATCGGAGTATCTAATTTATCATTACCAGCGAAATGTGAGTCAGTTACGGTTAAATGTTCTTCTTCAGTCGCTCGACCAACCACAGAGAAAGGCGCGCGCTCACGAAGACATATTTTTTCAAACGTTGCTAAGTTTTTGTCTGATACGGCAATAACATAACGTTCTTGAGACTCGTTACACCAAATTTCATGTGGTGCCATGCTACGTTCATCGTTAGGCACGTTGCGAAGTTCAAAAACACCACCACGGCCACCATCAGAAACTAGTTCTGGAAAAGCATTAGATAAACCACCTGCGCCAACATCATGAATGAAAGCAATAGGGTTTTCTTCACCTAATTGCCAACACTTATCAATCACTTCTTGGCAACGACGCTCCATTTCAGGGTTTTCACGTTGCACAGAAGCAAAATCTAAACTTTCAGCCGATTGGCCTGATGCCATTGAAGAAGCAGCACCGCCACCTAAGCCAATGTTCATTGCTGGGCCACCTAAAGCAATTAAGTTAGCGCCAACAACAATTTCACGCTTTTGTACGTGCTCATCACGAATATTGCCTAAACCACCTGCAAGCATAATTGGCTTGTGGTAACCGCGCACTTCGCTGCCGTTAAAAGAGTTTACTTGCTCTTCGTAAGTTCGGAAGTAACCTAAAATAGCTGGGCGACCAAATTCGTTATTAAACGCTGCGCCACCTAATGGACCTTCCGTCATAATATCTAAGGCAGAAACAATACGATTAGGTTTGCCAAAATCTGTTTCCCAAGGTTGTTCAAAACCCGGTATACGTAAGTTTGAAACTGAAAAACCGACTAAACCAGCTTTTGGTTTTGACCCAATGCCAGTTGCGCCTTCATCACGAATTTCGCCACCTGAGCCAGTTGCTGCACCTGGGTAAGGTGAAATAGCTGTAGGGTGGTTATGGGTTTCAACTTTCATTAAAATTTGAATATCTTCATGGTGATAACCATAAATATTCGTTTCAGGATTTGGGAAGAATCTACCGCCTTTATTACCCACCATAACCGCTGCGTTATCTTTGTATGCACTTAGTACAAAGTCAGGGTTTACTTCATGGGTATTACGGATCATTTTAAATAATGATTTAGGTTGTTTTACGCCATCGATAGTCCAATCAGCGTTAAAAATTTTATGACGGCA
The Colwellia sp. Arc7-D genome window above contains:
- the purL gene encoding phosphoribosylformylglycinamidine synthase; amino-acid sequence: MKTFRGAPALSEFRVNKLLNQCSELKLPVTDIYAEFTHFAHISEALNVEETNVLEQLLKYGPTIEEHEPVGQFLLVTPRPGTISPWSSKSTDIANNCGLSKVIRLERGLAYYISTENAATLTPEQQSTLNNLIHDRMMEFVFNATTDATALFASAEPGELTSIDIEHGGKNALIKANTELGLALADDEVNYLFENFTKLGRNPHDIELYMFAQANSEHCRHKIFNADWTIDGVKQPKSLFKMIRNTHEVNPDFVLSAYKDNAAVMVGNKGGRFFPNPETNIYGYHHEDIQILMKVETHNHPTAISPYPGAATGSGGEIRDEGATGIGSKPKAGLVGFSVSNLRIPGFEQPWETDFGKPNRIVSALDIMTEGPLGGAAFNNEFGRPAILGYFRTYEEQVNSFNGSEVRGYHKPIMLAGGLGNIRDEHVQKREIVVGANLIALGGPAMNIGLGGGAASSMASGQSAESLDFASVQRENPEMERRCQEVIDKCWQLGEENPIAFIHDVGAGGLSNAFPELVSDGGRGGVFELRNVPNDERSMAPHEIWCNESQERYVIAVSDKNLATFEKICLRERAPFSVVGRATEEEHLTVTDSHFAGNDKLDTPIDLPLEVLLGKTPKIFKDVESKVANGDNFSVADITLIDAAERILSLPTVAEKTFLITIGDRSVTGMVNRDQMVGPWQVPVADCGVTASALDSYHGEAMSLGERTPVALLNFGASARLAVAESLTNIAGTDIGDLNRIKLSANWMSPAGHPGEDAGLYEAVKAIGEELCPALGLTIPVGKDSMSMKTKWDENGTEKSVTSPMSLIITAFGVVEDIRKTVTPELRIDQGDSRLVAIDLSKGKNRLGGSCLAQVYKQLGKETPDVDSPETLKGFFNAMQTLVRDEKLIAYHDISDGGLFTTVVEMAFAGHTGVDIDLSKLSSASGNDVDVLFSEELGAVIQIRESDVDAIHAVFAEFGIEDCCTDIGRINNEDTIRFSRDGEVVLENSRTYYRTTWAKTTHKMQSLRDNPECAQQEHDVKFDTEDPGLNADLSFDINEDIVAALIAKDAQANGTEVSNPRIAILREQGVNSHVEMAAAFDRAGFIAIDVHMSDILSGRTDLANFNGLVACGGFSYGDVLGAGEGWAKSILFNKNAKAMFKTFFEREDTFSLGVCNGCQMLSNLKEIIPGAEAWPRFVQNKSERFEARFSLVEIQETPSIFFDGMAGSRMPIAVSHGEGRAEFSSDDAIDNANESGTVAMRYVDNYGHITETYPANPNGSPDGITALTTTDGRVTIMMPHPERVFRTVANSWHPDEWQEDSPWVRMFRNARKFIG
- a CDS encoding universal stress protein codes for the protein MKTFKNILVITEDIGLNQAVLHKALTLAQRAHASLTIIANQQDNELAEQLELIYQKNTENVPNVNGFKFSALNIDINIKYCAAPFSHKEILAEITQQSYDLLIKDIHAAHFRWGFSWSDNHYLLREGNTNLLLVGKTQWPDNGNILAALETEESTEQHQNINQFMIDESQYLAKLLNSEVHLINCYQETSSISLADELLLQNIEEPPQEHLRHLKSTASTHNVEYDHMHVEPGLPEFVIPQEAKKYNADIVTLGAGEHHGLIDLLKGHSTEYVVDGLACDALILKASTCNTNQQIR
- a CDS encoding ribonuclease E inhibitor RraB yields the protein MQRNEELFPLDNVGNALWDMLSSGDDLTIEREFEFSIIFPNQEQALKFGQLLLENNQKLSFCPYQGDDKFPWEITAYPFMSASYENIAAYQELLMTSATPFSGKYDGWYCVDSSK
- a CDS encoding nitroreductase family protein, which gives rise to MKTHEASPLSDYVEYPVDEMLQRSADFYENIKRRHSIRNFSNRPVAKAIIENCIKSAGTAPSGANHQPWHFVAIHSDEVKKQIREQAEIHESNFYQGRASEEWLDALKPLGTDANKPYLEHAPWLIAVFSEKKGGITIEEKNTNYYVHESVGIATGFLINALHTSGLVTLTHTPKPMSFLSKVCNRDENSRPYMLIIAGYPGEGATVPHHATTKKALEDIATFL